A part of Luteolibacter flavescens genomic DNA contains:
- a CDS encoding FAD/NAD(P)-binding protein, which produces MGPGIAKLAEEISAALDRSHGAAEWAEGNIKSALQRALSDDDLITGELPAAPFATYRQEILHVDPAGRFSIAALIWLPGHRTPVHDHRCWCCFGVWRGREVETLWTRDAKGRLVAGKSSVCYRGEVEFLHPPGDIHQVSNDDMTPTVSIHVYGVNLTHSGTSIQRCYDVDATVNAEAGLRTFAVVGAGFSGTMTAVHLLRECGPDTRVVLYEAAPDVGRGVAYGTRCLTHLLNVPAGGMSAFPESPGHFHEWCARKGRQVAASDFAPRTWYGEYLGDILKDAALYSRARLEVRTEQVERIDGHDGDFQVLSTNGGALQAEAVVLAIGTPPGRENFPAGQEWPAMADPWQSNALDEVRPDDEVLIVGTGLTCMDVLAELSARGHRGKIVAISRRGLLPASHVPHAAAGGPAFDAQGFREQLAREPMKVTRLCRRVRDAIREAQAAGMDWRDVINALRPVTSSIWAALPGRERRRFKRHIKPYWEAVRHRIAPAVMEAVERMRQAGILERHRGGIAKLERLPSGRYLAEWTSPATGSSSREFNRVINATGFTARLAGSNSPLLDDLLGKGWIREDELGLGVDTSSDFRLVEEDGSVIGGIYYVGPMLRARYWECTAVPELRLRAAETATSVLKHAARPQKTTPPTDSYRTPEMAYQI; this is translated from the coding sequence GTGGGACCAGGGATCGCCAAGCTGGCGGAGGAGATCTCCGCAGCGCTGGACAGAAGCCATGGCGCGGCCGAGTGGGCCGAGGGCAACATCAAGTCCGCGCTGCAACGCGCGCTGTCCGATGACGACCTGATCACCGGTGAGCTGCCCGCGGCACCCTTCGCCACCTACCGGCAGGAGATCCTCCACGTCGATCCCGCGGGACGCTTTTCCATCGCCGCGCTGATCTGGCTGCCGGGTCACCGCACGCCCGTGCACGATCACCGCTGCTGGTGCTGCTTCGGCGTATGGCGAGGCCGCGAGGTGGAGACGCTGTGGACGCGCGATGCGAAGGGACGCCTCGTGGCGGGCAAGAGCTCCGTGTGCTATCGCGGCGAGGTGGAATTCCTCCACCCTCCGGGCGACATCCACCAGGTGTCGAATGACGACATGACGCCCACGGTCTCCATCCACGTCTACGGGGTGAATCTCACGCACTCCGGCACCAGCATCCAGCGCTGCTACGACGTGGACGCCACGGTGAATGCCGAGGCGGGGCTGAGGACCTTCGCCGTGGTGGGCGCGGGATTCTCAGGTACGATGACTGCCGTACATCTGCTGCGCGAGTGCGGGCCGGACACCCGCGTGGTGCTCTACGAGGCCGCGCCGGACGTAGGCCGTGGCGTGGCCTACGGCACTCGCTGCCTGACCCACTTGCTGAATGTGCCTGCCGGTGGCATGTCCGCCTTCCCCGAGTCCCCGGGGCACTTCCACGAGTGGTGCGCGCGCAAGGGCCGCCAGGTCGCCGCCAGCGACTTCGCCCCGCGCACCTGGTATGGCGAATACCTCGGCGACATCCTCAAGGATGCGGCGCTCTACTCCCGCGCCCGGCTGGAGGTCCGCACCGAGCAGGTGGAGCGCATCGATGGCCACGACGGCGACTTCCAGGTGCTGAGCACGAATGGCGGCGCGCTGCAGGCGGAGGCCGTGGTGCTGGCGATCGGCACACCGCCGGGCCGTGAGAATTTCCCCGCCGGACAAGAGTGGCCCGCGATGGCGGACCCATGGCAATCCAACGCCCTCGATGAAGTCCGCCCGGACGATGAGGTGCTGATCGTGGGCACCGGCCTGACCTGCATGGACGTGCTGGCGGAGCTCTCCGCACGCGGCCATCGCGGGAAGATCGTCGCGATCTCCCGCCGCGGCTTGCTGCCTGCCAGCCACGTGCCGCATGCCGCCGCCGGAGGCCCGGCATTCGATGCCCAGGGCTTCCGCGAACAACTGGCGCGCGAGCCGATGAAGGTCACCCGCCTCTGCCGCCGGGTCCGCGATGCCATCCGGGAAGCGCAGGCCGCGGGCATGGATTGGCGCGACGTGATCAATGCGCTGCGCCCCGTCACCTCCAGCATCTGGGCCGCGCTGCCCGGTCGCGAGCGCCGGCGCTTCAAGAGGCACATCAAGCCCTACTGGGAAGCCGTGCGGCACCGCATCGCCCCCGCGGTCATGGAGGCCGTCGAGCGCATGCGACAGGCTGGAATCCTCGAACGCCACCGCGGCGGCATCGCAAAGCTGGAGCGCCTGCCAAGCGGACGTTACCTCGCGGAATGGACCAGCCCGGCGACCGGCAGCAGCAGCCGTGAATTCAACCGCGTGATCAATGCCACCGGATTCACCGCGCGCCTCGCAGGCTCTAACAGCCCGCTGCTGGACGACCTGCTCGGCAAGGGCTGGATCCGCGAGGACGAGCTGGGCCTGGGCGTGGACACCTCATCCGACTTCCGGCTCGTGGAAGAAGACGGCTCGGTCATCGGCGGCATCTACTACGTCGGCCCGATGCTGCGCGCCCGCTACTGGGAATGCACCGCCGTACCGGAGCTGCGCCTGCGTGCCGCCGAGACCGCCACAAGCGTGCTCAAGCATGCTGCCAGGCCCCAGAAGACGACGCCCCCGACGGACAGCTACCGGACTCCGGAAATGGCCTATCAGATCTGA
- a CDS encoding thrombospondin type 3 repeat-containing protein: MKFKILAALFPALPLAPIHAENLLWSDNFDAPDFANFDTAETTGRFNGFLVGDLVPRSANQQHSISSGTLNLAGAPLVVGSGRLRFLAAPVGSPARSYDFAAGRAGAHILSGGGVRVEFDVYPTNTTSLNGISISTGFPSSHLVAEPTGSRATNANTDFAIQLGNSGRISIQRNGQLHTAYNNSVGAVVPRRVVVDYSFTSFEDGSPLSVSATVNGVSVVSNRTHTWSNNFGQFLIEIGESFTGTRIDNLKIYDKSPLRIETTLSGDALFKSDIATGTAIGTLGARLGGLPDQASYELVAGEGDADNGKFQITGNSLQAGGYSFIGANSAEGQVFSLRVRATSADGQTTGERVILLKVEKEDDSDGLPDAWEIRHAGNITSLSGNGVADFDGDGLTDLDEYQISLGIADAFFGIKLPDLNSALADTDGDGLNDREELEPGFRLAGNVRPPTNPTIADTDGDGLSDHAESATGVYVSPANTGTDPIYHDTDGDGLSDAFETAHVSEGYNPTRDDSDLDTDGDGLTTAMEISYGTSVLLEDTDGDGLRDDEEIYGSAGLRPPTNPTLADTDGDGLSDLVETNTGTYASASDTGTNPAKNDTDGDFIRDGVEIAAGSDPFSADSRPSVPPGVTMVRITSDASTGMSTEKTYTHLISPGVGATVNGVNFSSFRPTQPPANFSAMAYLPTGQSTDFSTGSNANSWLLTEGGVTGTGIEALLRGYLQSNAGGSAGSRQTYTLTGLTPGSYYDLRIYQRSGNPEFSASGRPVDLTFTNGSEVVTPYQGLGADRPDVMLSGGSVHQAYYLSYRYRAQGTSLTVDAVVPPGSIPGSGGYQLYALTNEVVDMTVLAITGVRKDAEGNVVIDFTGSSSTTYRVTRSPDLATPFGPLALPLTATTNSAGVGQAIVPASEASEDKEFYRIED; encoded by the coding sequence ATGAAGTTCAAGATCCTCGCCGCGCTTTTTCCCGCCCTGCCCCTCGCTCCGATCCACGCTGAAAACCTGCTGTGGTCGGATAATTTCGACGCGCCGGATTTCGCCAATTTCGATACTGCGGAAACCACCGGCCGCTTCAATGGCTTCCTGGTGGGGGATCTTGTCCCCCGCTCTGCGAACCAGCAGCATTCGATCTCGTCGGGGACGCTGAATCTCGCCGGAGCGCCCTTGGTCGTCGGCTCGGGGCGGCTGCGGTTTCTCGCCGCGCCTGTCGGTTCGCCGGCGAGGAGCTACGACTTCGCCGCAGGACGGGCGGGGGCGCACATCCTCAGCGGAGGCGGGGTGCGGGTGGAATTCGACGTTTACCCGACCAATACGACCTCGCTCAACGGGATCTCCATTTCCACCGGATTCCCGTCGTCCCATCTCGTGGCGGAGCCGACCGGCTCGCGGGCGACGAATGCGAACACTGACTTCGCGATCCAATTGGGAAACAGCGGCCGCATCAGCATCCAGCGGAACGGCCAGCTTCACACGGCGTATAACAATTCCGTGGGCGCGGTGGTGCCCCGTCGCGTGGTGGTGGATTACAGCTTCACCAGCTTCGAGGACGGCAGCCCGCTCTCCGTGTCGGCCACGGTCAATGGCGTCTCGGTAGTGAGCAATCGCACGCATACCTGGTCGAACAATTTCGGGCAATTCCTCATCGAGATCGGCGAGTCTTTCACCGGCACGCGGATCGATAACCTGAAGATCTATGACAAGAGCCCGCTGAGGATCGAGACGACGCTTTCCGGAGATGCCCTCTTCAAGTCGGACATCGCCACCGGCACCGCGATCGGCACGCTGGGCGCGCGCCTCGGCGGTCTGCCGGACCAGGCAAGCTATGAGCTCGTGGCGGGGGAGGGCGACGCGGACAACGGGAAATTCCAGATCACCGGCAATTCGCTGCAGGCGGGTGGATACAGCTTCATCGGCGCGAATTCCGCGGAGGGCCAGGTCTTCTCCCTGCGCGTGCGTGCGACCAGCGCGGACGGCCAGACGACCGGGGAGCGGGTGATCCTTCTCAAGGTGGAGAAGGAGGACGACTCGGACGGCCTGCCGGATGCCTGGGAAATCCGGCATGCGGGCAATATCACCTCGCTGAGTGGCAATGGAGTCGCGGACTTCGACGGCGATGGGCTGACGGACCTGGACGAATACCAGATCAGCCTGGGCATTGCGGATGCCTTCTTCGGGATCAAGCTGCCCGATCTCAATTCGGCGCTGGCGGACACGGATGGCGATGGCTTGAATGATCGCGAGGAACTGGAGCCGGGCTTCCGTCTCGCAGGCAATGTCCGCCCGCCGACGAATCCGACGATTGCGGATACCGATGGCGACGGTCTCTCGGATCATGCCGAGTCGGCCACCGGCGTCTATGTCTCGCCTGCGAACACCGGCACGGACCCCATCTACCATGATACGGACGGCGACGGGCTCTCGGATGCCTTTGAAACCGCCCACGTCAGCGAGGGCTACAATCCGACCCGGGATGACTCCGACCTCGATACCGATGGTGACGGCCTCACCACCGCGATGGAAATTTCCTACGGCACCAGCGTGCTGCTGGAGGACACGGACGGCGATGGCCTGCGCGACGACGAGGAAATCTATGGCAGCGCGGGACTGCGCCCGCCGACGAATCCCACCCTCGCGGACACCGACGGCGACGGCTTGAGCGACCTCGTGGAAACGAACACCGGAACCTACGCCAGCGCCTCGGACACGGGCACCAATCCGGCGAAGAACGATACGGATGGCGACTTCATCCGCGACGGTGTTGAGATTGCCGCAGGCAGCGATCCCTTCTCCGCGGACAGCCGCCCATCGGTGCCGCCGGGAGTGACGATGGTGCGGATAACGAGTGATGCCAGCACGGGGATGAGCACCGAGAAAACCTACACGCATCTCATCTCACCGGGCGTGGGTGCGACGGTGAATGGGGTGAATTTCTCCAGCTTCCGCCCAACCCAGCCTCCGGCGAATTTCTCCGCGATGGCCTACCTCCCCACCGGGCAATCCACCGATTTCTCGACGGGCAGCAATGCCAATTCGTGGCTCCTGACCGAGGGCGGAGTGACGGGTACCGGGATCGAGGCATTGCTCCGCGGCTACCTGCAGTCAAACGCAGGTGGCTCGGCCGGGAGTCGGCAGACTTACACGCTCACCGGACTGACGCCGGGGAGCTACTACGACCTTCGTATCTACCAGCGCAGCGGGAATCCCGAGTTCTCCGCCAGCGGGCGGCCGGTGGATCTGACTTTCACGAATGGCTCCGAGGTCGTCACCCCGTATCAAGGTCTCGGCGCGGATCGCCCGGACGTGATGCTGAGTGGGGGATCCGTCCACCAGGCCTACTACCTCAGCTACCGTTATCGCGCGCAGGGGACGAGCCTCACGGTGGACGCCGTGGTGCCCCCGGGTAGCATCCCCGGCAGCGGAGGCTATCAGCTCTACGCGCTGACAAATGAGGTCGTGGACATGACCGTCCTCGCCATCACCGGTGTCCGGAAGGACGCGGAGGGGAATGTGGTCATCGACTTTACCGGCAGTTCCTCGACCACCTACCGGGTGACCAGGTCGCCTGATTTGGCGACGCCTTTCGGTCCGCTGGCATTGCCCCTCACGGCGACGACGAATTCCGCAGGAGTGGGCCAGGCGATCGTCCCGGCCTCCGAGGCGTCCGAGGACAAGGAATTCTACCGCATCGAGGACTGA
- a CDS encoding RNA polymerase sigma factor, translating into MHAPSDTHLLASWLETDSEAGFRMIVERYAGLVYMTAKRTGADDAMAKEASQLTFITLARKASSLSRRDSLGGWLHVTSRMQVKNLLQLRKREANKLRNLGVYLNAGASPAPASTWRQIQPVLDQALGALSTRDRETILLRYYRSLSVREVAEVMAISVDAAQKRIDRAMERLRHQLSRHGVATSTSLGAVLLAGFASDAQAAALLAPGLATQALRAAPTAGASGIVGLILSFFQSPVAIVATILLFVAAVALFAPLPHDPSPQATAFAEPQRRRALGSTAFESSTRTVSSSSTAAVERRRLEATYGVEETALSQTLIEQTIQISRGTQSMLTEQILPAYERQGYLPLTAKMSPDLQLTIEQRQKLAALSFQKLRAIAASKLEALDRIAGNNLPAMEILLAGDACARGVMPVETYEALRRDFGPDLTALENPVNIDGSASPIQFGAENPCEDPAFVAGLATFLEPEQLENFVAATTGKLANRTESAVSGQRFFTFATMPPMKLDRISKQIGGSLLIVEGQSEMLQTLAQARQNLLRAD; encoded by the coding sequence ATGCACGCACCCTCTGATACTCACTTGCTCGCAAGCTGGCTGGAGACCGATTCCGAAGCGGGCTTCCGCATGATCGTCGAGCGCTACGCCGGTCTCGTCTACATGACGGCGAAGCGCACCGGGGCGGACGATGCGATGGCCAAAGAGGCGTCGCAGCTCACCTTCATCACCCTTGCGCGGAAGGCGTCCTCCCTCTCCCGCCGCGACTCGCTCGGCGGCTGGCTGCACGTCACCTCCCGCATGCAGGTGAAGAACCTGCTGCAACTCCGCAAACGCGAGGCGAACAAGCTGCGCAACCTGGGCGTCTATCTCAACGCAGGCGCGTCCCCCGCCCCGGCGAGCACGTGGCGGCAGATCCAGCCGGTGCTGGACCAGGCGCTCGGCGCGCTTTCCACCCGGGATCGCGAGACCATCCTGCTGCGCTACTATCGCTCGCTCAGCGTGCGCGAGGTGGCCGAGGTGATGGCCATCAGCGTGGACGCCGCGCAGAAGCGGATCGACCGCGCGATGGAGCGGCTGCGCCACCAGCTTTCCCGCCACGGTGTTGCAACGAGCACCTCGCTCGGGGCTGTCCTGCTCGCGGGATTTGCGAGCGACGCGCAAGCGGCGGCATTGCTCGCGCCCGGCCTGGCCACGCAGGCATTGCGCGCCGCACCCACGGCCGGGGCCTCCGGGATCGTCGGGCTGATCCTTTCCTTCTTCCAGTCACCCGTGGCCATCGTGGCTACCATTCTGCTGTTCGTCGCGGCGGTCGCCTTGTTTGCGCCGCTTCCGCACGATCCTTCGCCCCAGGCCACCGCATTCGCCGAACCTCAAAGGCGACGAGCCCTCGGTAGCACGGCATTCGAAAGCAGCACCCGCACGGTCTCCAGCAGCTCCACTGCCGCAGTCGAGCGCCGCCGGTTGGAAGCCACCTATGGCGTGGAAGAGACCGCGCTTTCCCAGACGCTCATCGAGCAGACCATCCAGATTTCCCGCGGCACCCAGTCCATGCTGACGGAGCAGATCCTCCCCGCCTATGAGCGACAGGGATACCTGCCCCTGACCGCGAAGATGAGCCCCGACCTCCAGCTCACCATCGAGCAGCGGCAGAAACTCGCGGCACTCAGTTTCCAAAAGCTCCGCGCGATCGCCGCATCGAAGCTCGAAGCCTTGGATCGCATCGCCGGAAACAATCTCCCCGCGATGGAAATCCTCCTCGCCGGTGATGCCTGCGCCCGCGGCGTGATGCCGGTGGAAACGTATGAGGCCCTGCGCCGCGACTTCGGGCCGGATCTCACCGCACTGGAAAATCCGGTGAACATCGACGGTAGCGCGAGCCCCATCCAATTCGGCGCCGAGAATCCCTGCGAGGACCCCGCCTTCGTCGCCGGCCTCGCCACCTTCCTCGAGCCCGAACAGCTCGAGAATTTCGTCGCTGCCACGACCGGCAAGCTCGCGAACCGCACCGAGTCCGCCGTCAGCGGTCAGAGATTCTTCACCTTCGCCACCATGCCGCCGATGAAACTCGACCGCATCTCCAAGCAGATCGGCGGATCGCTGCTTATCGTCGAAGGCCAGAGCGAAATGCTCCAGACCCTCGCTCAAGCCCGCCAGAATCTTCTCCGCGCCGACTGA
- a CDS encoding glycosyltransferase gives MLSIHGYVGAEPELGKPDTGGQVVFVLELAKRFARLGYKVDLVTRRFDRQPEMDRINPNLRVWRIPFGGKGFVRKEDMHGLLRDFVTNFMTEAKRRDLRYDVVNSHYWDAGWAGQRIAEELRIPHVHTPHSLGSWKRKDMKGSREEAERVYRFAERIEKEFLVYRNCDHIIATTEQQCDLLGADYGIPRSQVTMIPPGIDEQRFTPVMPTRLHEIRESLGFTPHDVYCVGRAATNKGIDLLISCLPGLRKLVPDARLKLAIGADSERDRERVQQWQALSRELGVEEAVQWIGYVPDEAMADHYRASGVFALSSRYEPFGMTAIEAMACGTPTVVTTHGGLHEAVDFGTHALYADPKEPGEYATLLAMPMRHERLRERLSVEGARFSRRQFGWTGIARRTLAVFDRYRGIYEVPEEYSESIP, from the coding sequence ATGCTTTCCATCCACGGCTACGTCGGCGCGGAGCCGGAGCTGGGCAAGCCGGACACGGGCGGCCAGGTCGTCTTCGTGCTGGAACTGGCAAAGCGGTTCGCGCGGCTCGGCTACAAGGTGGATCTAGTCACCCGGCGCTTCGACCGGCAGCCGGAGATGGATCGCATCAATCCCAATCTCCGCGTGTGGCGCATCCCCTTCGGAGGAAAGGGCTTTGTCCGGAAGGAGGACATGCACGGCCTGCTGCGCGACTTCGTCACGAATTTCATGACGGAGGCGAAGCGACGCGACCTTCGCTACGATGTGGTGAATTCCCACTACTGGGATGCGGGATGGGCCGGGCAGAGGATCGCCGAGGAACTCCGCATTCCCCATGTCCACACCCCGCATTCGCTGGGATCGTGGAAGCGGAAGGACATGAAAGGCTCCCGCGAGGAGGCGGAGCGGGTGTATCGCTTCGCCGAGCGGATCGAGAAGGAATTCCTCGTCTATCGGAACTGCGACCACATCATCGCGACCACCGAGCAGCAGTGTGACTTGCTGGGTGCGGACTACGGCATCCCGAGGAGCCAGGTGACGATGATCCCGCCGGGCATCGACGAGCAGCGCTTCACGCCGGTGATGCCCACCCGCTTGCACGAGATCCGGGAGTCGCTGGGCTTCACCCCGCACGATGTCTATTGCGTGGGACGGGCCGCGACGAACAAGGGGATCGACCTGCTGATTTCCTGCCTGCCCGGCTTGCGCAAGCTGGTGCCGGACGCCCGGTTGAAGCTGGCCATCGGGGCGGACTCGGAGCGCGACCGGGAGCGGGTCCAGCAGTGGCAGGCGCTCTCCCGCGAGCTGGGTGTGGAGGAAGCGGTGCAGTGGATCGGCTATGTGCCGGACGAGGCGATGGCGGACCACTATCGGGCGTCGGGCGTCTTCGCGCTTTCGTCGCGCTACGAGCCCTTTGGCATGACGGCGATCGAGGCGATGGCCTGCGGGACGCCCACGGTGGTGACGACGCATGGCGGCCTGCACGAGGCAGTCGATTTCGGCACCCACGCGCTGTATGCGGATCCGAAGGAGCCGGGCGAGTATGCCACGCTGCTGGCGATGCCGATGCGGCATGAGCGTCTGCGCGAGCGCCTGTCGGTGGAGGGTGCGCGTTTCTCCCGCCGGCAGTTCGGCTGGACCGGCATCGCAAGGCGGACACTGGCCGTCTTCGACCGCTACCGCGGCATCTACGAGGTGCCCGAGGAATACTCCGAATCAATCCCCTGA
- a CDS encoding RNA polymerase sigma factor: MHAPSDAHLLSSWLDSDSEAGFRMLVERYSGLVFMTAKRAGADDSMAEEAAQLTFITLAKKASSLSSRDSLGGWLHITSRMQAKNLLQHRRREAIKLETLGVYLNTAPQGRPAEAWSRVMPVLDEALAGLSKNDREAILLRYYRTLSVREIAGILGITALAAQKRIDRAMERLRHQLSRHGVAAGTSLGALLLAGFASDVQAAAPLAGAFAERALKSAAAAGSPAAAAFLRSLLCKEAALTAVAVLALAAVTKVITRDGDAASSEIARNEAPLRQPSAATLGARPLSPAGEKRRVLEATYGIENTALSQAIVEQSIRISLTSQSLLTERVLPGIERHALLPEVAGLDLTPQQRREVRDLTIDHMKRLVSSRKETLEQIRTNPLPAMEFLLAGDACARGDLSMEDNFESLRASLGPELAALENPVDLETELVRLGTEDPLSDEAFMTGLRSVFSDDQYASFVAATQARLDARAADAVARHQFTSLAMMPPIELGRLAKRTDGSLLILECMTENLQASASPAED, translated from the coding sequence ATGCACGCACCATCAGACGCCCACTTGCTCTCAAGCTGGCTCGACTCCGATTCGGAGGCCGGTTTCCGCATGCTCGTCGAGCGCTACTCAGGGCTCGTCTTCATGACGGCGAAGCGTGCGGGAGCGGACGATTCCATGGCGGAGGAGGCGGCACAGCTCACCTTCATCACGCTCGCGAAAAAGGCGTCTTCCCTCTCCTCCCGCGATTCGCTCGGCGGGTGGCTGCACATCACCTCCCGCATGCAGGCGAAGAACCTGCTGCAGCACCGGAGGCGCGAGGCGATCAAGCTGGAAACCCTCGGCGTCTATCTGAATACCGCGCCGCAGGGCCGGCCGGCGGAAGCGTGGAGCCGCGTGATGCCGGTGCTCGACGAGGCGCTGGCCGGGCTTTCCAAGAACGACCGCGAAGCCATCCTGCTGCGGTACTATCGCACCCTCAGCGTGCGCGAGATCGCCGGCATCCTCGGCATCACCGCGCTGGCAGCGCAGAAACGCATCGACCGCGCGATGGAGCGGCTGCGCCACCAGCTCTCCCGCCACGGCGTCGCTGCGGGCACATCGCTGGGAGCGCTGCTCCTCGCGGGCTTTGCCAGCGACGTGCAGGCCGCCGCCCCGCTGGCGGGTGCGTTTGCGGAGAGGGCGCTCAAATCCGCGGCTGCCGCAGGATCACCCGCTGCCGCCGCTTTCCTCCGCTCGCTCCTGTGCAAGGAAGCCGCGCTCACCGCCGTTGCCGTGCTCGCGCTCGCGGCGGTCACGAAGGTCATCACTCGCGATGGCGATGCAGCATCATCGGAGATCGCACGAAACGAGGCTCCGCTCCGGCAACCCTCCGCCGCCACTCTTGGCGCGCGACCGCTTTCTCCTGCGGGAGAAAAGCGCCGTGTGCTCGAAGCCACCTACGGCATCGAAAACACCGCGCTCTCGCAGGCCATCGTCGAGCAGAGCATCCGCATCTCGCTCACTAGCCAGAGCCTGCTGACCGAGCGAGTGCTGCCCGGCATCGAGCGCCATGCCCTGCTCCCGGAGGTGGCCGGGCTCGATCTCACCCCGCAGCAGCGGCGAGAGGTCCGCGACCTGACCATCGACCACATGAAGCGGCTCGTCTCCTCGCGAAAGGAGACGCTGGAACAGATCCGCACGAATCCTCTCCCGGCGATGGAGTTCCTTCTCGCGGGCGATGCGTGCGCGCGCGGCGACCTCTCCATGGAGGATAACTTTGAAAGTCTCAGGGCGAGTCTCGGCCCGGAGCTCGCCGCGCTGGAAAACCCGGTCGATCTGGAGACGGAACTCGTGCGACTCGGCACCGAGGACCCGCTTTCCGACGAGGCCTTCATGACCGGGCTCCGCTCGGTCTTCAGCGATGACCAGTATGCCAGCTTCGTGGCCGCCACGCAGGCACGCCTCGATGCCCGGGCCGCGGACGCGGTGGCAAGGCACCAATTCACCTCGCTCGCGATGATGCCTCCGATCGAGCTGGGCCGCCTCGCCAAGCGAACCGACGGCTCCCTGCTCATCCTCGAATGCATGACCGAGAATCTCCAGGCCAGCGCCAGTCCTGCCGAGGACTGA
- a CDS encoding HAD family hydrolase: MSDLDGTLTGHEEGIRALAELGHEITLVVNSSRPRTSVQATLDQLPTRLPVTALITAMGTEIMVRGEDCARWSRRFEGWDRAPIDAFMEKVGILPHLPGHQAKYKASYHVPADRWEQYRRSVLALEPDSVVVTSGDSDFDVLPAGAGKEKAAAWLAGLLGYAPDKMIVAGDSGNDVAMFNAASMAIAVSNSRRELVERVDPRRTYFAKGPSALGVLEGLRHWGALPVLAGKEAR, encoded by the coding sequence GTGAGCGATCTGGACGGCACGCTCACCGGTCACGAAGAAGGAATCAGAGCCCTCGCCGAGCTGGGCCACGAGATCACCCTGGTGGTGAACTCGAGCCGTCCGCGGACAAGCGTGCAGGCCACGCTGGATCAACTCCCGACCCGGCTTCCGGTCACGGCGCTGATCACGGCGATGGGCACGGAAATCATGGTGAGGGGCGAGGATTGCGCGAGATGGTCCCGGCGCTTCGAGGGCTGGGATCGTGCGCCCATCGATGCCTTCATGGAGAAGGTGGGCATCCTCCCTCATCTCCCGGGGCATCAGGCGAAGTACAAGGCGAGCTATCATGTGCCGGCTGACCGCTGGGAGCAGTATCGCAGGAGCGTCCTGGCTTTGGAGCCGGACAGCGTGGTCGTCACGTCTGGTGACAGCGATTTCGATGTTTTGCCGGCCGGTGCGGGCAAGGAGAAGGCGGCGGCGTGGCTGGCAGGTCTGCTAGGCTACGCGCCGGACAAGATGATCGTGGCCGGTGATTCCGGCAATGATGTGGCGATGTTCAACGCGGCATCCATGGCCATCGCGGTTTCAAATTCACGTCGCGAGCTGGTGGAAAGGGTTGACCCACGGAGGACCTACTTCGCGAAGGGCCCCTCCGCGCTCGGAGTCTTGGAGGGACTGCGTCACTGGGGTGCGCTGCCGGTGCTCGCTGGAAAGGAGGCGCGATGA